The following are from one region of the Silene latifolia isolate original U9 population chromosome 9, ASM4854445v1, whole genome shotgun sequence genome:
- the LOC141602449 gene encoding putative UDP-glucose flavonoid 3-O-glucosyltransferase 3: protein MELYKPIVKQAVEDRIRDGFPKPIGFVFDMLYTTMVDVANELGVPSYVFFTSGANLLNLELYAQSLVDDHGVDVATEFSDPGFTAVVPGFKNPVTSKVIPSFMQFKSPFSEIHFEQARRFRKVKGILVNTYVELESFAVPALLNSENNKIPPVYPVGPLVELESKTNVDSVIEWLDRQPESSVVFLCFGSMGIFDEEQVKEIAIGLERSGHRFLWSLRKPRPPVGTLESPSDHGPFLDALPEGFIDRTNDRGQIIGWAPQVAILAHPAIGGFVSHCGWNSTLESLWFGVPMATWPMYAEQQLNAFELVKELELALEIKIDYKMNVMTRKGNFLVTASEIENGVKNLMSMDEKMRARIKKKSDEGKKALQEGGSSYSSLGCFIEDVLCNIA, encoded by the coding sequence ATGGAGCTTTACAAACCAATTGTGAAGCAGGCGGTCGAGGATCGGATTAGGGACGGGTTTCCCAAACCGATTGGGTTCGTATTCGACATGTTGTACACTACCATGGTGGATGTTGCTAATGAGTTAGGTGTGCCTTCCTATGTTTTCTTTACTTCAGGGGCTAACTTACTGAACCTCGAACTGTATGCTCAGTCATTGGTTGATGACCATGGGGTTGATGTTGCGACCGAGTTTAGTGACCCGGGGTTTACGGCTGTCGTGCCTGGGTTCAAGAACCCGGTCACTAGCAAGGTTATTCCCTCGTTTATGCAATTTAAGAGCCCCTTTAGTGAGATACATTTTGAACAAGCGAGGAGGTTTCGAAAAGtgaagggtattttggtaaaTACATACGTTGAGCTAGAATCATTTGCTGTCCCGGCTTTGCTGAATAGTGAAAACAATAAGATTCCACCAGTTTATCCTGTGGGTCCCCTTGTTGAGTTAGAAAGCAAGACCAATGTTGATTCAGTGATAGAGTGGCTTGATCGTCAACCCGAGTCTTCCGTTGTGTTCCTCTGCTTCGGAAGTATGGGAATCTTTGATGAGGAACAAGTTAAGGAGATAGCCATCGGTTTAGAGCGTTCAGGACATCGCTTTCTATGGTCTCTTCGAAAGCCTCGACCTCCGGTGGGAACTTTGGAGTCGCCAAGCGACCATGGTCCGTTCTTAGACGCCCTTCCCGAGGGATTCATTGATCGGACGAATGATAGAGGTCAAATCATAGGGTGGGCACCACAAGTCGCGATATTAGCCCACCCTGCTATAGGTGGATTTGTGTCTCATTGTGGATGGAACTCGACATTAGAGAGTTTGTGGTTCGGAGTACCCATGGCTACATGGCCGATGTATGCTGAACAACAGTTGAACGCGTTCGAGCTAGTAAAAGAGTTGGAATTGGCATTAGAGATAAAGATTGATTATAAAATGAATGTTATGACTAGAAAGGGAAATTTCTTAGTTACGGCCTCGGAAATTGAAAATGGTGTTAAGAATTTGATGAGTATGGATGAGAAGATGAGGGCGAGAATTAAGAAGAAGAGTGATGAAGGTAAAAAAGCATTACAAGAAGGAGGATCGTCTTATAGTTCGTTGGGATGTTTTATTGAAGATGTCTTGTGCAACATTGCTTAA